A part of Ptychodera flava strain L36383 chromosome 11, AS_Pfla_20210202, whole genome shotgun sequence genomic DNA contains:
- the LOC139143592 gene encoding mitogen-activated protein kinase kinase kinase 2-like isoform X2 has product MNPTKEEDVLSVIKSDLAAGYIANRRAPRGSSSNEVRVKFEFQGEKRAVFVPRPVNFTDLLNRAKTAYEASLPLLMHYSNNELTIPLKSQLDLNQALELMDHGLRGKSSKSLRIYLTSQDPGHTSSMPPNGPLRDLFDTHISNNNSKAIPFRSHSVPQDIPESGAEGVKRHSAPPHQSRQSHSPPPGITPDSEDLPHSGSFDSSCGGGRFIPEEDVYGDSDHFGSQQSLDSAYRSRSLGSATGRTFRAKSNSYDELSNELQYMGDKAGKGGTYPRIQSNKQYMRDYNDGRRTFPIRHPPAPSPTALRRDQYSPHGSASGSLSKSSSSSGIGPDIDSLDRIERRNSDLQLAMRTLQDLSLKENAKSPRAPVNWRRGRLVGQGAFGQVYVCYDADTGRELAVKQVQLERDNSEARKEVKALKVEIELLKNLQHERIVQYFGCGEDEKALCIFMELMPGGSVKDELKNYGPLTEVVTRKYTKQILEGAAYLHANHIVHRDIKGANILRDAVGNVKLADFGASKRLQTICTLNGMKSVTGTPYWMSPEVINGEGYGRKADVWSIGCTVVEMFTKNPPWAEFEAMAAIFKIATQQTQPELPHKVSEDAKDFLRLIFQKNPQDRLSAEELLRHPFVTVSLVTE; this is encoded by the exons GGCCGTGTTTGTACCCAGACCTGTCAATTTCACAGATTTACTGAATCGGGCCAAGACCGCATATGAAGCATCACTGCCTCTTCTTATGCACTACTCCAACAATGAG TTGACAATTCCATTGAAGAGTCAGCTCGATTTGAATCAGGCACTGGAATTGATGGACCATGGCCTTCGTGGAAAAAGCAGCAAGTCACTACGGATTTACCTGACCAGCCAGGATCCTGGCCACACCTCTAGCATGCCACCTAATGGTCCGCTCAGAGATCTATTTGACACACAT AtcagcaacaacaacagcaaagcCATCCCATTCCGATCTCACTCAGTGCCTCAAGATATTCCAGAATCGGGAGCAGAAGGGGTCAAGCGACACTCGGCGCCCCCTCACCAGTCCCGCCAGTCACATTCCCCTCCCCCAGGTATCACTCCAGACAGTGAGGACTTACCGCACAGTGGGTCATTTGACTCCTCGTGTGGGGGAGGCAGGTTTATTCCAGAAGAGGATGTGTATGGAGAC AGTGATCATTTTGGTAGTCAGCAGTCTCTTGACAGTGCATACAGGAGCAGATCACTGGGCAG TGCAACTGGCAGAACTTTCAGAGCCAAGAGCAACAGTTACGATGAACTGAGCAACGAGTTGCAATACATGGGAGACAAGGCGGGCAAAGGAGGCACTTATCCTAGAATACAAAGTAATAAACAGTATATGAGGGACTACAATGATG GCAGGAGAACCTTCCCCATCCGTCACCCTCCCGCACCCAGTCCCACAGCATTACGGAGGGATCAGTACAGCCCCCACGGCAGTGCCAGCGGATCTCTGAGTAAGAGCAGCAGTAGTAGTGGCATAGGCCCTGACATCGACTCCCTAGATAGGATAGAGCGTAGGAATAGCGATCTGCAGCTAGCTATGAGAACTTTACAAGATCTTAGTCTCAAAGAAAACGCCAAAT CTCCCAGGGCACCTGTCAACTGGAGGAGGGGTCGTCTTGTAGGTCAAGGTGCATTTGGTCAAGTTTATGTATGCTATGATGCAGACACTGGTAGAGAATTGGCAGTGAAACAAGTTCAGTTAGAAAGAGACAACTCAGAGGCCAGAAAG GAAGTAAAAGCATTAAAAGTTGAAATAGAATTATTGAAAAATCTTCAGCATGAGAGGATAGTACAGTATTTCGGATGTGGAGAAGATGAAAAGGCATTGTGTATATTTATGGAGTTGATGCCAGGA GGATCCGTCAAAGATGAACTGAAAAATTATGGCCCTCTTACGGAGGTAGTCACCAGGAAGTACACTAAACAGATTCTAGAGGGCGCTGCATACCTACATGCTAATCACATTGTACACAGGGATATCAAAG GTGCAAATATTTTACGAGATGCTGTAGGAAATGTCAAATTAGCAGATTTTGGGGCCTCAAAGAGATTGCAGACGATTTGTACTCTGAATGGTATGAAGTCTGTAACTGGTACCCCATACTGGATGAGTCCAGAGGTTATTAATGGAGAGGGTTATGGCAGGAAAGCTGACGTGTG GAGTATTGGATGTACTGTGGTGGAAATGTTCACTAAGAACCCAccctgggcagaatttgaagcCATGGCGGCCATCTTCAAAATTGCCACGCAGCAGACGCAACCGGAACTACCACACAAAGTGTCAGAAGATGCAAAGGACTTTCTCAGACTCATTTTCCAGAAGAATCCCCAGGATAGACTTAGTGCTGAGGAATTATTGAGACACCCATTTGTTACTGTGTCGTTAGTCACAGAATAA
- the LOC139143592 gene encoding mitogen-activated protein kinase kinase kinase 3-like isoform X4 — MNPTKEEDVLSVIKSDLAAGYIANRRAPRGSSSNEVRVKFEFQGEKRAVFVPRPVNFTDLLNRAKTAYEASLPLLMHYSNNELTIPLKSQLDLNQALELMDHGLRGKSSKSLRIYLTSQDPGHTSSMPPNGPLRDLFDTHISNNNSKAIPFRSHSVPQDIPESGAEGVKRHSAPPHQSRQSHSPPPGITPDSEDLPHSGSFDSSCGGGRFIPEEDVYGDSDHFGSQQSLDSAYRSRSLGSATGRTFRAKSNSYDELSNELQYMGDKAGKGGTYPRIQSNKQYMRDYNDGRRTFPIRHPPAPSPTALRRDQYSPHGSASGSLTPRAPVNWRRGRLVGQGAFGQVYVCYDADTGRELAVKQVQLERDNSEARKEVKALKVEIELLKNLQHERIVQYFGCGEDEKALCIFMELMPGGSVKDELKNYGPLTEVVTRKYTKQILEGAAYLHANHIVHRDIKGANILRDAVGNVKLADFGASKRLQTICTLNGMKSVTGTPYWMSPEVINGEGYGRKADVWSIGCTVVEMFTKNPPWAEFEAMAAIFKIATQQTQPELPHKVSEDAKDFLRLIFQKNPQDRLSAEELLRHPFVTVSLVTE, encoded by the exons GGCCGTGTTTGTACCCAGACCTGTCAATTTCACAGATTTACTGAATCGGGCCAAGACCGCATATGAAGCATCACTGCCTCTTCTTATGCACTACTCCAACAATGAG TTGACAATTCCATTGAAGAGTCAGCTCGATTTGAATCAGGCACTGGAATTGATGGACCATGGCCTTCGTGGAAAAAGCAGCAAGTCACTACGGATTTACCTGACCAGCCAGGATCCTGGCCACACCTCTAGCATGCCACCTAATGGTCCGCTCAGAGATCTATTTGACACACAT AtcagcaacaacaacagcaaagcCATCCCATTCCGATCTCACTCAGTGCCTCAAGATATTCCAGAATCGGGAGCAGAAGGGGTCAAGCGACACTCGGCGCCCCCTCACCAGTCCCGCCAGTCACATTCCCCTCCCCCAGGTATCACTCCAGACAGTGAGGACTTACCGCACAGTGGGTCATTTGACTCCTCGTGTGGGGGAGGCAGGTTTATTCCAGAAGAGGATGTGTATGGAGAC AGTGATCATTTTGGTAGTCAGCAGTCTCTTGACAGTGCATACAGGAGCAGATCACTGGGCAG TGCAACTGGCAGAACTTTCAGAGCCAAGAGCAACAGTTACGATGAACTGAGCAACGAGTTGCAATACATGGGAGACAAGGCGGGCAAAGGAGGCACTTATCCTAGAATACAAAGTAATAAACAGTATATGAGGGACTACAATGATG GCAGGAGAACCTTCCCCATCCGTCACCCTCCCGCACCCAGTCCCACAGCATTACGGAGGGATCAGTACAGCCCCCACGGCAGTGCCAGCGGATCTCTGA CTCCCAGGGCACCTGTCAACTGGAGGAGGGGTCGTCTTGTAGGTCAAGGTGCATTTGGTCAAGTTTATGTATGCTATGATGCAGACACTGGTAGAGAATTGGCAGTGAAACAAGTTCAGTTAGAAAGAGACAACTCAGAGGCCAGAAAG GAAGTAAAAGCATTAAAAGTTGAAATAGAATTATTGAAAAATCTTCAGCATGAGAGGATAGTACAGTATTTCGGATGTGGAGAAGATGAAAAGGCATTGTGTATATTTATGGAGTTGATGCCAGGA GGATCCGTCAAAGATGAACTGAAAAATTATGGCCCTCTTACGGAGGTAGTCACCAGGAAGTACACTAAACAGATTCTAGAGGGCGCTGCATACCTACATGCTAATCACATTGTACACAGGGATATCAAAG GTGCAAATATTTTACGAGATGCTGTAGGAAATGTCAAATTAGCAGATTTTGGGGCCTCAAAGAGATTGCAGACGATTTGTACTCTGAATGGTATGAAGTCTGTAACTGGTACCCCATACTGGATGAGTCCAGAGGTTATTAATGGAGAGGGTTATGGCAGGAAAGCTGACGTGTG GAGTATTGGATGTACTGTGGTGGAAATGTTCACTAAGAACCCAccctgggcagaatttgaagcCATGGCGGCCATCTTCAAAATTGCCACGCAGCAGACGCAACCGGAACTACCACACAAAGTGTCAGAAGATGCAAAGGACTTTCTCAGACTCATTTTCCAGAAGAATCCCCAGGATAGACTTAGTGCTGAGGAATTATTGAGACACCCATTTGTTACTGTGTCGTTAGTCACAGAATAA
- the LOC139143592 gene encoding mitogen-activated protein kinase kinase kinase 3-like isoform X6: MHYSNNELTIPLKSQLDLNQALELMDHGLRGKSSKSLRIYLTSQDPGHTSSMPPNGPLRDLFDTHISNNNSKAIPFRSHSVPQDIPESGAEGVKRHSAPPHQSRQSHSPPPGITPDSEDLPHSGSFDSSCGGGRFIPEEDVYGDSDHFGSQQSLDSAYRSRSLGSATGRTFRAKSNSYDELSNELQYMGDKAGKGGTYPRIQSNKQYMRDYNDGRRTFPIRHPPAPSPTALRRDQYSPHGSASGSLTPRAPVNWRRGRLVGQGAFGQVYVCYDADTGRELAVKQVQLERDNSEARKEVKALKVEIELLKNLQHERIVQYFGCGEDEKALCIFMELMPGGSVKDELKNYGPLTEVVTRKYTKQILEGAAYLHANHIVHRDIKGANILRDAVGNVKLADFGASKRLQTICTLNGMKSVTGTPYWMSPEVINGEGYGRKADVWSIGCTVVEMFTKNPPWAEFEAMAAIFKIATQQTQPELPHKVSEDAKDFLRLIFQKNPQDRLSAEELLRHPFVTVSLVTE, from the exons ATGCACTACTCCAACAATGAG TTGACAATTCCATTGAAGAGTCAGCTCGATTTGAATCAGGCACTGGAATTGATGGACCATGGCCTTCGTGGAAAAAGCAGCAAGTCACTACGGATTTACCTGACCAGCCAGGATCCTGGCCACACCTCTAGCATGCCACCTAATGGTCCGCTCAGAGATCTATTTGACACACAT AtcagcaacaacaacagcaaagcCATCCCATTCCGATCTCACTCAGTGCCTCAAGATATTCCAGAATCGGGAGCAGAAGGGGTCAAGCGACACTCGGCGCCCCCTCACCAGTCCCGCCAGTCACATTCCCCTCCCCCAGGTATCACTCCAGACAGTGAGGACTTACCGCACAGTGGGTCATTTGACTCCTCGTGTGGGGGAGGCAGGTTTATTCCAGAAGAGGATGTGTATGGAGAC AGTGATCATTTTGGTAGTCAGCAGTCTCTTGACAGTGCATACAGGAGCAGATCACTGGGCAG TGCAACTGGCAGAACTTTCAGAGCCAAGAGCAACAGTTACGATGAACTGAGCAACGAGTTGCAATACATGGGAGACAAGGCGGGCAAAGGAGGCACTTATCCTAGAATACAAAGTAATAAACAGTATATGAGGGACTACAATGATG GCAGGAGAACCTTCCCCATCCGTCACCCTCCCGCACCCAGTCCCACAGCATTACGGAGGGATCAGTACAGCCCCCACGGCAGTGCCAGCGGATCTCTGA CTCCCAGGGCACCTGTCAACTGGAGGAGGGGTCGTCTTGTAGGTCAAGGTGCATTTGGTCAAGTTTATGTATGCTATGATGCAGACACTGGTAGAGAATTGGCAGTGAAACAAGTTCAGTTAGAAAGAGACAACTCAGAGGCCAGAAAG GAAGTAAAAGCATTAAAAGTTGAAATAGAATTATTGAAAAATCTTCAGCATGAGAGGATAGTACAGTATTTCGGATGTGGAGAAGATGAAAAGGCATTGTGTATATTTATGGAGTTGATGCCAGGA GGATCCGTCAAAGATGAACTGAAAAATTATGGCCCTCTTACGGAGGTAGTCACCAGGAAGTACACTAAACAGATTCTAGAGGGCGCTGCATACCTACATGCTAATCACATTGTACACAGGGATATCAAAG GTGCAAATATTTTACGAGATGCTGTAGGAAATGTCAAATTAGCAGATTTTGGGGCCTCAAAGAGATTGCAGACGATTTGTACTCTGAATGGTATGAAGTCTGTAACTGGTACCCCATACTGGATGAGTCCAGAGGTTATTAATGGAGAGGGTTATGGCAGGAAAGCTGACGTGTG GAGTATTGGATGTACTGTGGTGGAAATGTTCACTAAGAACCCAccctgggcagaatttgaagcCATGGCGGCCATCTTCAAAATTGCCACGCAGCAGACGCAACCGGAACTACCACACAAAGTGTCAGAAGATGCAAAGGACTTTCTCAGACTCATTTTCCAGAAGAATCCCCAGGATAGACTTAGTGCTGAGGAATTATTGAGACACCCATTTGTTACTGTGTCGTTAGTCACAGAATAA
- the LOC139143592 gene encoding mitogen-activated protein kinase kinase kinase 3-like isoform X5 translates to MHYSNNELTIPLKSQLDLNQALELMDHGLRGKSSKSLRIYLTSQDPGHTSSMPPNGPLRDLFDTHISNNNSKAIPFRSHSVPQDIPESGAEGVKRHSAPPHQSRQSHSPPPGITPDSEDLPHSGSFDSSCGGGRFIPEEDVYGDSDHFGSQQSLDSAYRSRSLGSATGRTFRAKSNSYDELSNELQYMGDKAGKGGTYPRIQSNKQYMRDYNDGRRTFPIRHPPAPSPTALRRDQYSPHGSASGSLSKSSSSSGIGPDIDSLDRIERRNSDLQLAMRTLQDLSLKENAKSPRAPVNWRRGRLVGQGAFGQVYVCYDADTGRELAVKQVQLERDNSEARKEVKALKVEIELLKNLQHERIVQYFGCGEDEKALCIFMELMPGGSVKDELKNYGPLTEVVTRKYTKQILEGAAYLHANHIVHRDIKGANILRDAVGNVKLADFGASKRLQTICTLNGMKSVTGTPYWMSPEVINGEGYGRKADVWSIGCTVVEMFTKNPPWAEFEAMAAIFKIATQQTQPELPHKVSEDAKDFLRLIFQKNPQDRLSAEELLRHPFVTVSLVTE, encoded by the exons ATGCACTACTCCAACAATGAG TTGACAATTCCATTGAAGAGTCAGCTCGATTTGAATCAGGCACTGGAATTGATGGACCATGGCCTTCGTGGAAAAAGCAGCAAGTCACTACGGATTTACCTGACCAGCCAGGATCCTGGCCACACCTCTAGCATGCCACCTAATGGTCCGCTCAGAGATCTATTTGACACACAT AtcagcaacaacaacagcaaagcCATCCCATTCCGATCTCACTCAGTGCCTCAAGATATTCCAGAATCGGGAGCAGAAGGGGTCAAGCGACACTCGGCGCCCCCTCACCAGTCCCGCCAGTCACATTCCCCTCCCCCAGGTATCACTCCAGACAGTGAGGACTTACCGCACAGTGGGTCATTTGACTCCTCGTGTGGGGGAGGCAGGTTTATTCCAGAAGAGGATGTGTATGGAGAC AGTGATCATTTTGGTAGTCAGCAGTCTCTTGACAGTGCATACAGGAGCAGATCACTGGGCAG TGCAACTGGCAGAACTTTCAGAGCCAAGAGCAACAGTTACGATGAACTGAGCAACGAGTTGCAATACATGGGAGACAAGGCGGGCAAAGGAGGCACTTATCCTAGAATACAAAGTAATAAACAGTATATGAGGGACTACAATGATG GCAGGAGAACCTTCCCCATCCGTCACCCTCCCGCACCCAGTCCCACAGCATTACGGAGGGATCAGTACAGCCCCCACGGCAGTGCCAGCGGATCTCTGAGTAAGAGCAGCAGTAGTAGTGGCATAGGCCCTGACATCGACTCCCTAGATAGGATAGAGCGTAGGAATAGCGATCTGCAGCTAGCTATGAGAACTTTACAAGATCTTAGTCTCAAAGAAAACGCCAAAT CTCCCAGGGCACCTGTCAACTGGAGGAGGGGTCGTCTTGTAGGTCAAGGTGCATTTGGTCAAGTTTATGTATGCTATGATGCAGACACTGGTAGAGAATTGGCAGTGAAACAAGTTCAGTTAGAAAGAGACAACTCAGAGGCCAGAAAG GAAGTAAAAGCATTAAAAGTTGAAATAGAATTATTGAAAAATCTTCAGCATGAGAGGATAGTACAGTATTTCGGATGTGGAGAAGATGAAAAGGCATTGTGTATATTTATGGAGTTGATGCCAGGA GGATCCGTCAAAGATGAACTGAAAAATTATGGCCCTCTTACGGAGGTAGTCACCAGGAAGTACACTAAACAGATTCTAGAGGGCGCTGCATACCTACATGCTAATCACATTGTACACAGGGATATCAAAG GTGCAAATATTTTACGAGATGCTGTAGGAAATGTCAAATTAGCAGATTTTGGGGCCTCAAAGAGATTGCAGACGATTTGTACTCTGAATGGTATGAAGTCTGTAACTGGTACCCCATACTGGATGAGTCCAGAGGTTATTAATGGAGAGGGTTATGGCAGGAAAGCTGACGTGTG GAGTATTGGATGTACTGTGGTGGAAATGTTCACTAAGAACCCAccctgggcagaatttgaagcCATGGCGGCCATCTTCAAAATTGCCACGCAGCAGACGCAACCGGAACTACCACACAAAGTGTCAGAAGATGCAAAGGACTTTCTCAGACTCATTTTCCAGAAGAATCCCCAGGATAGACTTAGTGCTGAGGAATTATTGAGACACCCATTTGTTACTGTGTCGTTAGTCACAGAATAA